The Daucus carota subsp. sativus chromosome 2, DH1 v3.0, whole genome shotgun sequence genome includes a window with the following:
- the LOC108209244 gene encoding tubulin beta chain-like: MREILHIQAGQCGNQIGGKFWEVVCEEHGIDATGNYKGDSHVQLERINVYYNEASGGRYVPRAVLVDLEPGTMDSLRTGPYGNIFRPDNFIFGQNGAGNNWAKGHYTEGAELVDSVLDVVRKEAENCDCLQGFQVCHSLGGGTGSGMGTLLISKIREEYPDRMMLTFSVFPSPKVSDTVVEPYNATLSVHQLVENADECMVLDNEALYDICFRTLKLTNPSFGDLNHLISTTMSGVTCCLRFPGQLNSDLRKLAVNLIPFPRLHFFMVGFAPLTSRGSQQYRSLTIPELTQQMWDSKNMMCAADPRHGRYLTASAMFRGKMSTKEVDEQMINVQNKNSSYFVEWIPNNVKSSVCDIPPTGLAMSSTFMGNSTSIQEMFRRVSEQFTVMFRRKAFLHWYTGEGMDEMEFTEAESNMNDLVSEYQQYQEAVSNEDQDEDYDEEGMEN, from the exons ATGAGAGAAATTCTTCACATTCAAGCTGGCCAATGCGGTAACCAAATCGGAGGAAAATTCTGGGAAGTAGTCTGCGAAGAGCATGGCATCGACGCCACCGGAAACTACAAGGGAGACTCTCATGTTCAGCTGGAGAGGATCAATGTGTACTACAATGAGGCTAGTGGTGGGAGGTATGTGCCAAGAGCTGTCCTGGTGGATCTGGAGCCTGGAACTATGGATAGTTTGAGAACAGGGCCTTATGGCAACATTTTTAGGCCTGATAACTTTATTTTCGGACAAAATGGTGCTGGAAACAACTGGGCCAAGGGTCATTACACTGAAGGAGCTGAACTTGTTGATTCTGTTCTTGATGTTGTCCGAAAAGAGGCAGAGAATTGTGATTGCTTGCAGG GTTTTCAAGTCTGTCACTCATTGGGAGGAGGTACTGGATCGGGGATGGGAACGCTATTGATATCAAAGATCAGGGAAGAGTATCCGGATCGGATGATGTTGACATTTTCAGTCTTTCCATCGCCCAAAGTGTCTGATACTGTGGTGGAACCTTACAATGCCACCCTCTCTGTCCACCAACTGGTTGAAAATGCTGATGAGTGTATGGTGCTTGATAATGAAGCTCTCTATGATATCTGTTTCCGGACACTCAAACTCACTAATCCCAGCT TTGGTGATTTGAACCACTTGATCTCCACAACGATGAGTGGTGTGACATGCTGCCTCCGTTTCCCCGGCCAACTCAACTCGGATCTCCGAAAACTTGCTGTAAATTTAATCCCTTTCCCTCGTCTTCACTTTTTCATGGTTGGTTTTGCGCCTCTAACTTCCCGTGGATCTCAACAATACCGCTCCCTCACCATCCCTGAACTCACTCAACAAATGTGGGACTCTAAAAACATGATGTGCGCTGCTGATCCTCGTCACGGACGTTACCTCACTGCTTCTGCTATGTTTCGAGGCAAGATGAGTACCAAAGAAGTTGATGAACAAATGATCAATGTACAGAACAAGAACTCCTCATACTTTGTTGAGTGGATTCCTAACAATGTGAAGTCAAGTGTTTGTGACATTCCTCCAACAGGGTTGGCTATGTCTTCCACGTTTATGGGGAATTCGACGTCGATTCAAGAGATGTTTAGGCGTGTTTCGGAGCAGTTCACTGTTATGTTTAGGAGAAAGGCGTTTTTGCATTGGTATACTGGAGAAGGAATGGATGAAATGGAATTTACCGAGGCTGAAAGTAACATGAATGACTTGGTTTCGGAGTATCAGCAGTATCAAGAGGCTGTCTCTAATGAAGATCAAGACGAAGATTATGACGAAGAGGGGATGGAGAATTGA